From the genome of Tolypothrix sp. NIES-4075:
AAACCCTTGCAGCAAAAACTTTTACTTGGCACACTTCTGCGCTTTCTTAGATTTCGATTGCATCACATCTTGCACCAATAAAAATTGATATATTTTTCTTACTCACTATTAAACTCAAAGCCTTAATTTAGGGATAAAAGCCAATAAAAATAAGGTAGCCTTATCGCGCATACTTTTATCTTATCTGGGTTTGTACGGTGAGGAGCAAGATATGAGTTAACTTACTTACCGAAGCTATAGATTATTTCGTGCAACAATTTAATCCGGTTTTGTTGCCAATCATAATCATGCCGAGTATGATTTATATATAAACTCGATATGACTATGAGTTAATAAGAATTGGTAAGCATCCTTTTATTTGCTGACCAATGCTGCGATTTTGGGCAATCTAAGTAACTAAATTGGAGAACTTTTTTACCCATGACTGAACCCCAAAAATTGACAACTGCTGACGGTATTCCTGTTGCCGATAACCAAAATACACTCACAGCCGGAGCGCGTGGACCTGTATTAATGCAGGATTTCCACTTACTGGAAAAGCTGGCTCATTTCAACAGAGAACGTATTCCTGAGCGAGTTGTCCATGCTAAAGGGGCAGCGGCTTTCGGTACTTTTACTGTTACCAATGATATCAGCCGCTACAGCAAAGCCAAACTTTTTTCTGAGATTGGCAAGAAAACGGAAGTTTTGCTTCGCTTTTCTACAGTCGGGGGAGAAAAAGGTTCAGCAGATGCCGAGCGCGATCCTAGAGGCTTTGCCATCAAGTTTTACACTGAAGAGGGCAACTGGGATATCACAGGTAATAATACCCCTATTTTCTTTATCCGCGATCCGCTGAAGTTTCCTGATTTCATCCATACCCAAAAGCGCAATCCGCAAACTAACTGTAAAGACCACAATGCAAGGTGGGATTTCTGGTCACTCAGTCCCGAATCGCTGCACCAAGTAACGATTTTGTTTTCAGATCGGGGAATTCCGAAAACCTATCGACACATGGACGGGTTTGGTAGCCACACTTTCAGTTTGATTAATGCTGAAGGCGATCGCATTTGGTGTAAGTTTCACTTTAAGACTTTGCAAGGACATCAAACCTTGACGGAGCAAGAATCAACCAAGCTTAAAGGAGAAGATCCCGATCATGCGACTCATGATTTATTTGAAGCGATCGCCCAAGGAGATTATCCCAAATGGCGCATGTGTATTCAAGTAATGACAGACGAGCAAGCCTCAAAGCATCCAGATAATCCCTTTGACTTGACGAAAGTTTGGAAGCACTCAGAATATCCTTTAATTGAAGTTGGGATACTAGAGCTAAATCGTAACCCTGAGAATTACTTCGCGGAAGTAGAGCAAGCCGCTTTTAGCCCTAGTGCAGTGGTTCCTGGGGTTAGTTTCTCTCCAGACAAAATGCTTCAAGCTCGCATTATGTCTTACCCAGATGCTCAACGATATCGCTTGGGTGGTAACTATCAACAACTACCCGTCAACCAGCCTAAATGCCCAGTAATGCATTATCAGCGAGATGGTTTCATGGCATCGGGAAACAACGGTGGTAGCGCTCCTAACTATGAACCGAATAGTGCTGAGGGTACACCCAAAGAATGTCCAGCTTATGCTGAACCAGCTATACATCTGGGTGATGTCGCAGCCGATCGCTACGATCATCGTCAAGGAAACGACGATTACACCCAAGCAGGTAATCTCTATCGGTTAATGACTCCTGACCAGCAAGAGCGTCTTGCGGAAAACATCGTCGGCAGTCTCAGTCAAGCAAGGCAGGATATCCAAATGCGTCAACTTTGCCACTTCTTCCGAGCAGATGTTTCTTATGGTCGTCGTGTAGCTGAGGGATTAGGTATTTCGATTGATCCTTCAATGTTTCCCACGACTGCTCAAGCTGTAGGTGTCTAGCAGTTTTAGGTAAGAAATTAGTAGAGACGTTCCAGCGGAACGTCTCTACTGTGTAAATATTTTAATATTTATAAATTGGGTTAAAAGTTATTCTACCTATGGGAAATGAGCGATCGCTTGTAATCTAAACAATAACTATGTCCGCTTTTACTACTCAGCTTTTTTCAGCTTTTCCATTAACAAAGCTTTTACCTCGCTGTCAGGATCTGCAAGATCAAAGGGATAAGGTTGCTGTGTAGAAGGATCGCGACGACTCATCAAAACTTCCAATGCAGCCCGAAATTCTTCCTCATCATTCCTATGTTTTGAAATATACTGTTTTAATTCAGTATTTGTCATTTGGTGTAAGTTCTGCGTCATAGAACAAAGTCCCAATTTCCATCTTGATCAATTATGACTGCAATTTCATCAGTTACACCAGCCTGAATATAAAGCGTTTTCAACTTTTGGTCGTAGCGGAAAACCTGGATGGGCTGATAGAAATTAGATAGTAACTGGCAAAGATATATCGCTGTATCCGATTATTTCTGTATCGGCAAGTAACAACTTCAAACAAACACATTAACCGTAGCGTATCAGACTCGCGTGTGATGCGATCATTGTATTTTTGGGGTGAAGAAAAGCTATTTTTTCACCCCAAGATATAATGACTAGTATTTCCGCTCTTTTGGCTCAAACATGGTAATCGTTACCGGGCGATATTGAATATCAATTCCCGCTGGTGAATAATAAGCTAGTGTGTGTTTGAGGAAGTTTTCATCATCTCGCTGCGGATAATCTTCGCGGAAGTGGGCACCACGACTTTCTTGACGATTCAAGGCTGAGGAAAGAATTGTTTGTCCCACCACCATTAAACTTCGCATTTCCAACGCTTCAACAATTTCTGTATTCCAAGAATTGCCTTTATCATCTAAATATATTTGCGAAGCTTTTTGTTGTAATTCTTGTATTTTTTCTAAACCTTGATGCATTAATTCTTGGGTGCGGAAAACGCCGCAATATTCTGTCATACAATCTTGGAAGGCTTGACGCACTTGGTTAATGCGATACTGCCCAGGCTGATCTAGCAAAGCTTGAATTTGTTGCTTTGCCTCTTTTATGTAAGTTTGCTCGTCTATTGTAGGTAACTTGCGGTTTTGCACCTCTCGAGCGATCGCACTTCCGGTTCTCTTACCGTAAACTACGCATTCCAACAAAGAATTACTACCAAGACGATTTGCCCCATGTACGGATACGCAAGATGTTTCTCCAGCCGCAAAGAATCCCTCAACAAGTCCATCACTACTACTGCGGACTTGACCATCGGTGTTAACTGGGATACCACCCATACAATAATGAATGGTTGGACGTACTGGCATCGGTTGCGTTACTGCATCAACACCAACTAAGCGATGTGCTTCTTCCCAACAGAAGGGAACGCGACTCATGATTTTTTCTTTGCCCATGTGACGCAAGTCAAGATAGACAAAAGGTCCACCTGCACTACCATCTAGATGAACCCCACGACCGGCGCGAATTTCGTATGCGATCGCTCGTGAGGTAATATCACGGGGGGCAAGTTCCATGCGGCTGGGAGCGTAATTCGCCATAAAGCGATCGCCTTCACTATTAATCAAATACGCTCCTTCGCCCCGCACTGCTTCGGAAATTAGCACCCCGACGGGATATAATCCAGTGGGGTGGAACTGGACAAATTCCATATCTTGCAGTGGCAAACCGGCGATCGCTGTCATTGCCAAACCATCACCCGTAGAAGCGTAATCATTAGAAGTCGTGTTATAAACGCGACCATAGCCACCTGTAGCAAACATCACCGCCTTAGCCCGCACTACGACTATTTGCCCATCTAAAAGGTGGTACATCACTACACCCTTCGCCTGACCTTCTTCTAATATCAGGCGCATTACGTACCACTCTTGATAAATTTGCACACCGTAACGGCGCAAGTTGTTCACCAATTCGTGTAAAATTGCGTGACCGGTTTTATCGGCAGCGTAGCAAGTGCGATTGTGAGAATGTCCGCCAAAAGCGCGTTGGGCAATGCGACCATCATTTAAGCGAGAAAATAAAACACCCATGTGTTCTAGGTCAATTACCACATCTGGTGCTTCACGGGTAAGAATTTCTACTGCGTCTTGGTCTGCCAAATAATCGGAACCCTTGACTGTATCAAAAGCGTGTGCTTCCCAGCTATCTTCTGTATCTACGTTTTTCAGCGACGCTGCCATCCCACCTTGGGCAGCTACTGAGTGGGAACGAATCGGGTGAGTTTTCGCTACCACAGCCACATTCAAGCTAGGATCGGTTCTGGCAATTTCCACTGCTGCGCGACATCCAGCTAATCCTCCCCCGATAATAATCACATCATGTTCAAGCATAATCGCCCCCGACTGCAAAAAGAACTGCTGTTCTATTGTAAAGACATCAAAAAAAATTCCCTGCCAATAGACAGGGATATTGTTTGGATTAGAGATGAAAAGTTAGGAGTGAGGAGTTATCAATAAACTTATAACTCCTAACTCACGCATCAGCTGGTTGCTTCTACAGGTTGTTGTTGAGAAACATTACCGGGCATTGGTTCCATTTTTGTTGACGCATCTACAGGAGACAATTCAATATGATTTAACAATGTAGTCACGAAAGCGAAAAGCAAGAAAGGCAACGATAGCAAAACAACAAGTCCAACTGTAGCTAAAGCGTAAACGGGTCGTCTAGCACCCATCAGCGCCAAGGCAGCAGCTAAACTAATAGTGATGGTGATTAACCAAACAATTATTTGCCCGTAGATATCGCCAAAGGTCAGAGTACAGACAAACCGATACTTTTGAATATTATTTATGTTCACCATAGTTGCCTCCAGTTTCTCCTACTAGGTTCTAGGTTAGAGCCATGTTTGGATAGTTGACGATTTCTAAATATTTTTGCAAGCTTTGTAATATCACTTTACAATTTACATTTATTTTTTCTCATCAAATGGTGGATGACTTACAAATGATTAAATGCTATGTCTCCGGTGTGGATTACTTCTGACTTTTGACTTGTTTTTTTCCAACTCAACTAGTCGGTTCGGGTAGAGGTTTAGGAATGGCTATCAGCTATCAAATTGTGGTTACAAAATACGCTGTTAAATTTTAGTGTTTTTCAGCAGCAGGATAAAGTACGAGATAGCGATCGCGCTTCTTGAAAAGTCTTATGAACCTATCCCATTAATACAAGAATGTGGTCACTCTTTGTTGGGTGTATCACCTAATGGCTGGACGTTTTGTTCGCGTTGGCGGAGCCTCTCGTAGAGAAGCGTTCCGCAGGAAAGGATTGAGCGACCAGTCATTACAGTTATTTGAGCATATGTTTCCACTGCGTAACCAGAAAAGCGTGGCAAAGGAATGCCTCATGCACCATATCGCTATGTATTAGACTTCTTGCAGAAGTAGGGAACTCTTAACAGGGAACTCTTAACAGAACGTCGTAAAATCTCATTTTTGCAAGAGGTCTATTAAATAGTCTGCTGTATATTATGATGCATGATATTTTCATACTTTCACTCAGCAACGCTAGATTTATTTTCAGAACTGCTGTTGTCATTTTCAGATAAAGACGTGGAGTTTACCTTAGGTTCCCACGGAAACACAACCCAGTCATCAACAGTAAGTTTGAAGAAGTCAGGTTCATACTTGGAATTTTGATTTTTAACGATCGCAGCTGTGCTTACTGACGCAGCACCTTTTGACTGTAGTACATCTATTGCTAGAGAAAGAGTACCACCATCTCCAACAATATCATCAGCAATCAATACGTGCTTATCGATTAATTGTGTTGGTTCGGGAGCTATCCAAAGAAACTCTGGTTCTTGACGAGTGCTAAATTTTTGATTTGTCAGATTTCTACTAATAGATAAAATATAAAAATCACGAATTCCCAAGACATTTGATAGATATGTTCCAAGTATCAAACCTCCACGGGAGATGCTAGCAATTGTAGTTGGATTCGAGGAACTATTGACAATGCTAGATGCTATATCTTCTAAGTACTCACCTAGAGTATGCCAATCTATAACTATCAGTTTTTGTTTTTTCCACAAAGAAATGTTTTCGTTTTTCATGCTAAATTTTCCTCCACAACTAGATTTTTTAACTTTCTAAGTTCTACCATTTTACTAATACTGATTCGCCTAATAATTTTTACCTTAAATCGAAAATATCCATCACATCTGGACCAGTTCCTATTAATTTAATTGGAGTCTTGAGACTGCTCTCAACTTCTTGCAAAAACTTTTGTGCTTCGACATTAATATCCTTGTATGACTTCCCTCGACAATCAGGATCAATCCTATCAAGGAAGGAGATAGCTAGCATTGAGGGATGATTGATGGTTACAGCTTTTTTGGCTAACTCAAAGTCGAAGCTTCCTACCCTTCTCGGACGCCCTGTTACGGTTCCATGTTCAATAAAGCCTCGACTTTGGATTTCTTCTGCTGACATTTCAGTGGGAAAGTCTCCTTCACCAACTCTAGTGGGAAAGGTTTTAAATACTAGAACAACATCATCTATGCGTAGGGGACTTAATCCGACATCAGCGGCTACTGTGCTGGCGGTGGAATCCTTGGCAACAGTGTGGGGGTAAGTGCCATACAGAACTGAAAGTAGAAAGCCATTAGTGCCTTCAACCAAAACTGATTGATCCCTATCCAAAGCATCATTAAGTTCTTCGGCAACATCTGTTAGATAAGGACGCAATTGGTCAATATCCTTCGCAAGTTTGCCGACTCTGAGTGCGCGATCGGCTAAAGCAGGACCATGACCACTACCTGTACTCTGAATAACTTTAGATAAATGTTCATTAGTGCGATCGCGCTGAATTTGTTCTGGGTCAATTACAGACGCCCGAAAATCAATACCAACACGACCTTCTAAGTTATAATCTGATATTTCTTTCAGCACAACTTCTGGATTGATCAGCACTCCTGCCCCCAGAAGTAACTTACTGTTGGGATTAATAAATCCACTGGGAACTTGTCGCAAACGATATTCTTTGCCTTGATAAATAACAGTATGTCCAGCACCAGGTCCAAGTCCAGCCCTGCAAGTAATAGAGTAGTTGTCTTTGACAGTCAGATAGCTTGCAATCTTGCCCTTTGCTTCGTCACCCCACTGACCACCAACAACGATTGTGCATGGCATAGTTTTTATCCTTGTCTATATAATCCCTATTTGTTTTGCAAAAAATCTGAACAATTGGTAACCACTTTATCAACTAAAGTTTCACACTCACCAATGTAATTCGATTCATCTAAAAGTTTCTCTACTTGTTCGGGAGTTAAATGAGATTTAATCACTTCATTACTCATTAAGGTGTGATAAAAGTCATCCTTATTGGCAATATTTTGGGCGCTTAATTCCCTCAACAACGAATAAGCATCAAACTTACCCACTTGCGCTTCCACTAAAGATAACATGATGGCTTCAGCCATAATTCGGCTTTTTGACATCAGGAGATTTTCACGCATTCTTTCCGGGTATACACGCAAATTTCCCAGAATAAATATTGTTTTTACTAGCATTTCATCTAACAAAATAAATGCCTCTGGCAGCGTAAAGCGTTCACAGGCAGAGTTAGTTAAATCTCGTTCGTGCCATAAAGGGATATTTTCTAGTGTCGGCGCAACAAGTGAGCGTACTATCCGGGCTAAACTACAAACATTTTCCGAATTGACAGGATTTCTTTTATGCGGCATAGCTGAACTGCCAACCTGAAATTCCTGATCAAATGGTTCTGAA
Proteins encoded in this window:
- a CDS encoding catalase, whose product is MTEPQKLTTADGIPVADNQNTLTAGARGPVLMQDFHLLEKLAHFNRERIPERVVHAKGAAAFGTFTVTNDISRYSKAKLFSEIGKKTEVLLRFSTVGGEKGSADAERDPRGFAIKFYTEEGNWDITGNNTPIFFIRDPLKFPDFIHTQKRNPQTNCKDHNARWDFWSLSPESLHQVTILFSDRGIPKTYRHMDGFGSHTFSLINAEGDRIWCKFHFKTLQGHQTLTEQESTKLKGEDPDHATHDLFEAIAQGDYPKWRMCIQVMTDEQASKHPDNPFDLTKVWKHSEYPLIEVGILELNRNPENYFAEVEQAAFSPSAVVPGVSFSPDKMLQARIMSYPDAQRYRLGGNYQQLPVNQPKCPVMHYQRDGFMASGNNGGSAPNYEPNSAEGTPKECPAYAEPAIHLGDVAADRYDHRQGNDDYTQAGNLYRLMTPDQQERLAENIVGSLSQARQDIQMRQLCHFFRADVSYGRRVAEGLGISIDPSMFPTTAQAVGV
- a CDS encoding DUF6887 family protein, producing MTQNLHQMTNTELKQYISKHRNDEEEFRAALEVLMSRRDPSTQQPYPFDLADPDSEVKALLMEKLKKAE
- a CDS encoding DUF6888 family protein gives rise to the protein MYLCQLLSNFYQPIQVFRYDQKLKTLYIQAGVTDEIAVIIDQDGNWDFVL
- a CDS encoding succinate dehydrogenase/fumarate reductase flavoprotein subunit, with protein sequence MLEHDVIIIGGGLAGCRAAVEIARTDPSLNVAVVAKTHPIRSHSVAAQGGMAASLKNVDTEDSWEAHAFDTVKGSDYLADQDAVEILTREAPDVVIDLEHMGVLFSRLNDGRIAQRAFGGHSHNRTCYAADKTGHAILHELVNNLRRYGVQIYQEWYVMRLILEEGQAKGVVMYHLLDGQIVVVRAKAVMFATGGYGRVYNTTSNDYASTGDGLAMTAIAGLPLQDMEFVQFHPTGLYPVGVLISEAVRGEGAYLINSEGDRFMANYAPSRMELAPRDITSRAIAYEIRAGRGVHLDGSAGGPFVYLDLRHMGKEKIMSRVPFCWEEAHRLVGVDAVTQPMPVRPTIHYCMGGIPVNTDGQVRSSSDGLVEGFFAAGETSCVSVHGANRLGSNSLLECVVYGKRTGSAIAREVQNRKLPTIDEQTYIKEAKQQIQALLDQPGQYRINQVRQAFQDCMTEYCGVFRTQELMHQGLEKIQELQQKASQIYLDDKGNSWNTEIVEALEMRSLMVVGQTILSSALNRQESRGAHFREDYPQRDDENFLKHTLAYYSPAGIDIQYRPVTITMFEPKERKY
- a CDS encoding phosphoribosyltransferase; protein product: MKNENISLWKKQKLIVIDWHTLGEYLEDIASSIVNSSSNPTTIASISRGGLILGTYLSNVLGIRDFYILSISRNLTNQKFSTRQEPEFLWIAPEPTQLIDKHVLIADDIVGDGGTLSLAIDVLQSKGAASVSTAAIVKNQNSKYEPDFFKLTVDDWVVFPWEPKVNSTSLSENDNSSSENKSSVAE
- a CDS encoding adenylosuccinate synthetase — its product is MPCTIVVGGQWGDEAKGKIASYLTVKDNYSITCRAGLGPGAGHTVIYQGKEYRLRQVPSGFINPNSKLLLGAGVLINPEVVLKEISDYNLEGRVGIDFRASVIDPEQIQRDRTNEHLSKVIQSTGSGHGPALADRALRVGKLAKDIDQLRPYLTDVAEELNDALDRDQSVLVEGTNGFLLSVLYGTYPHTVAKDSTASTVAADVGLSPLRIDDVVLVFKTFPTRVGEGDFPTEMSAEEIQSRGFIEHGTVTGRPRRVGSFDFELAKKAVTINHPSMLAISFLDRIDPDCRGKSYKDINVEAQKFLQEVESSLKTPIKLIGTGPDVMDIFDLR